The following coding sequences lie in one Deltaproteobacteria bacterium genomic window:
- a CDS encoding PAS domain S-box protein, with amino-acid sequence MRVGLYVIAAGTALFALRDVLFWRAPLPLLYGIKLAQFGTVAGAFVALKRPRLAQHAVALALITGALGCLTTVATNIVRQDTLTAPLVFIVLTMGMSALLPWGLWPQLAAVVIASLAILWNVYAVDGSLDNITTPPALAVLVAFGTSVYSAFEFRRYRLGMETQALELQAGEQRQAALIHAVPATLYRIEVSERAFGKIWVSPSSERTSGFPPERFAQPDAIWFWQAHLHPDDRDQVLAAHARLMTSGTSSCEYRWQSPDGSYRWILDQAALIRDREGRPMEVVGSWLDITERKQAEANLERSERYFRSLIENAQDMITVLDRHGIARYHSPSHERVLGYSLAELNGVNPFDFIHPDDVPVLAGHLAAGINEPNRLVAVEYRFRHKDGSWRTLEGTAQNLLHDPTVAGIIANSRDVTERKRADQELREAKDAAEAANRAKSEFLANVSHEIRTPMNGIIGMTDLALQTHLSAEQREYLELVKSSGSALLEVINDLLDFAKIEAGKLQLTATPFPLHDCVGETLRSLRLRALEHGLALRWQIAPEVPHTVIGDPLRLRQILVNLVGNAIKFTQPGGEITVQVVVHESAFVAAKPPASGLPPLVELRFAVHDTGIGIPADKLSAIFNPFEQVDGSTTRKHGGTGLGLAICQQLVAMMGGDIWVESEPGRGSTFHFTAAFTAAEAATAPPNARQSAIRDSQSAVATAQFTIRNPQSQRLRVLLAEDNLVNQKLVVRLLEKRGHIVITAANGREALAACEQHPFDVVLMDVQMPELDGFEATAEIRRRENSGGPRSAIRNPPSAIGNPQSIIGSPQSNRLPIIAITAHAMKGDRERCLAAGMDGYLSKPIQVAELVAEIDRVTAARAARSECSA; translated from the coding sequence ATGCGAGTGGGCCTTTATGTCATCGCGGCGGGCACGGCGCTGTTTGCGCTGCGCGACGTTCTCTTCTGGCGGGCGCCGCTGCCGCTGCTCTACGGCATCAAGCTGGCGCAATTCGGCACCGTAGCCGGCGCCTTTGTGGCCCTCAAACGGCCGCGCCTGGCGCAGCACGCCGTGGCGCTGGCGCTCATCACCGGCGCGCTCGGCTGCCTCACGACAGTGGCCACCAACATCGTGCGCCAAGACACCCTGACCGCACCGCTGGTGTTCATCGTCCTGACCATGGGCATGAGCGCTCTGCTGCCGTGGGGGCTGTGGCCACAGCTCGCCGCCGTAGTCATCGCCTCGCTGGCGATACTGTGGAATGTGTACGCCGTCGACGGTTCTCTCGACAACATCACAACCCCGCCCGCGCTGGCCGTGCTGGTGGCCTTCGGAACCTCGGTGTACAGCGCCTTCGAGTTTCGCCGCTATCGCCTGGGGATGGAAACGCAGGCGTTGGAGTTGCAAGCCGGCGAGCAGCGGCAAGCGGCCCTGATCCATGCCGTGCCGGCGACCTTGTATCGGATCGAAGTGAGCGAGCGCGCTTTCGGTAAGATCTGGGTCAGCCCCAGCAGCGAGCGCACCAGCGGCTTTCCGCCCGAGCGTTTTGCGCAGCCCGATGCCATCTGGTTCTGGCAAGCACACCTGCATCCTGACGACCGCGACCAGGTGCTGGCCGCACACGCCCGCCTGATGACCTCCGGCACGAGTTCGTGCGAGTACCGTTGGCAATCCCCAGATGGAAGCTACCGTTGGATCCTCGATCAGGCCGCCCTGATACGCGATCGCGAGGGCCGCCCAATGGAGGTCGTCGGTAGCTGGCTCGACATTACCGAGCGCAAGCAGGCGGAAGCCAACCTCGAACGCAGCGAGCGCTACTTCCGCTCGCTGATCGAGAACGCGCAAGACATGATTACCGTGCTCGATCGCCACGGCATCGCCCGCTACCACAGCCCCTCGCACGAGCGCGTGCTGGGTTACTCGCTCGCAGAACTCAACGGCGTCAACCCGTTCGACTTCATCCATCCCGACGATGTGCCGGTCCTGGCCGGGCATCTGGCCGCGGGCATCAATGAGCCCAACCGCCTGGTCGCGGTCGAGTACCGCTTCCGCCACAAGGACGGCTCCTGGCGCACATTGGAAGGCACGGCGCAAAACCTGCTCCATGATCCGACCGTGGCCGGCATCATCGCCAACTCACGCGATGTCACCGAGCGCAAACGTGCCGACCAGGAACTGCGCGAGGCTAAGGATGCCGCCGAAGCCGCCAACCGCGCCAAGAGCGAGTTCCTCGCCAACGTCAGCCACGAGATCCGCACCCCCATGAACGGTATCATCGGCATGACCGATCTGGCCTTACAGACGCACCTCAGCGCGGAACAGCGCGAGTACCTCGAACTGGTCAAGTCATCCGGCTCTGCACTGTTGGAGGTCATCAACGATCTGTTGGACTTTGCCAAGATCGAAGCCGGCAAGCTCCAGCTCACCGCGACTCCTTTTCCGTTGCACGACTGCGTCGGAGAGACCCTGCGCAGCCTGCGGCTGCGCGCCTTGGAGCATGGCTTAGCGCTGCGCTGGCAGATCGCCCCGGAGGTACCCCACACGGTTATCGGCGATCCCCTGCGCCTGCGCCAGATCCTGGTCAACCTGGTCGGCAACGCCATCAAGTTCACCCAACCCGGCGGCGAGATAACTGTTCAAGTCGTTGTTCATGAGTCGGCGTTCGTCGCTGCCAAGCCCCCAGCCTCCGGCCTCCCGCCTCTGGTTGAACTGCGCTTCGCAGTTCACGATACCGGCATCGGCATTCCGGCCGACAAGCTGAGCGCGATCTTCAACCCCTTCGAGCAGGTTGACGGCTCGACCACCCGCAAGCACGGCGGCACCGGCTTGGGCTTGGCCATCTGCCAGCAGTTGGTCGCCATGATGGGCGGCGACATCTGGGTGGAAAGCGAGCCGGGCCGCGGCAGCACGTTCCACTTCACCGCCGCGTTCACGGCGGCCGAGGCGGCAACCGCGCCACCGAATGCGAGGCAATCTGCAATCCGCGATTCGCAATCCGCCGTGGCCACTGCGCAATTTACAATCCGCAATCCGCAATCGCAGCGCCTGCGGGTCCTGCTGGCGGAAGACAACCTGGTGAATCAGAAGCTGGTGGTGCGCCTGCTCGAAAAGCGCGGGCACATCGTGATCACCGCGGCCAACGGCCGGGAAGCGCTGGCAGCCTGCGAGCAACACCCGTTCGATGTCGTGCTCATGGACGTGCAGATGCCCGAGCTCGACGGTTTCGAGGCCACCGCCGAAATCCGCCGCCGCGAGAACTCCGGCGGTCCACGATCCGCAATCCGCAATCCGCCGTCTGCAATCGGAAATCCGCAATCCATAATCGGGAGTCCGCAATCGAATCGTCTGCCCATCATCGCCATCACCGCGCATGCAATGAAGGGCGACCGCGAGCGCTGCTTGGCCGCGGGTATGGACGGCTATCTCTCCAAGCCGATCCAGGTCGCGGAACTGGTAGCGGAGATTGACCGAGTGACGGCCGCGCGCGCCGCCCGCTCCGAGTGCAGCGCATGA
- a CDS encoding Hpt domain-containing protein, with translation MDAVLDMDTALERLEGDHDLLRELVQLFLEEVPDLTRTIHGAVEQRQAKALQQAAHSLKGAAANLSATAVAESAKRLEHMGRDNDFSQAPEALAALQTNLERLAEVLTTIA, from the coding sequence ATGGACGCTGTTTTGGACATGGACACCGCCCTCGAACGACTCGAGGGCGATCACGATTTGTTGCGCGAGCTGGTGCAGCTGTTCTTGGAGGAGGTCCCTGATCTCACCCGCACTATCCACGGCGCCGTTGAGCAGCGGCAGGCCAAAGCCCTGCAGCAGGCCGCCCATTCACTCAAAGGCGCCGCGGCCAATCTCTCCGCCACCGCGGTAGCTGAAAGCGCCAAGCGGCTCGAACACATGGGCCGCGATAACGACTTCAGTCAGGCCCCTGAGGCGCTGGCAGCACTGCAAACCAACCTCGAGCGTTTGGCCGAGGTGTTGACCACCATTGCCTAG
- a CDS encoding Hpt domain-containing protein: MASTALALRDAADSILDQDTMLARLEGDVELLREIAALFLEDYPERLAALHAAIAGGDAQALELAAHSLKGSLGNFAAERAVAAALRLELIGRGGNLARAGEACAELEKELARLTPLLEHLA; encoded by the coding sequence ATGGCCTCGACCGCACTGGCGCTGCGCGACGCAGCCGATTCGATCCTCGACCAGGACACCATGCTCGCCCGCCTCGAGGGCGATGTGGAGTTGTTACGTGAGATCGCCGCGCTCTTCCTCGAAGACTACCCCGAGCGTCTGGCGGCGCTGCACGCGGCGATCGCCGGTGGCGACGCTCAGGCGCTTGAACTGGCGGCGCATTCGTTGAAAGGTTCACTCGGCAATTTTGCCGCCGAACGCGCCGTGGCCGCGGCACTGCGACTGGAGCTGATCGGCCGCGGCGGCAACCTGGCCCGCGCGGGCGAAGCCTGTGCGGAGTTGGAGAAGGAGCTAGCACGGCTGACACCGCTGCTCGAACACCTGGCGTAA